From one Gossypium hirsutum isolate 1008001.06 chromosome D08, Gossypium_hirsutum_v2.1, whole genome shotgun sequence genomic stretch:
- the LOC107929394 gene encoding NADH dehydrogenase [ubiquinone] 1 beta subcomplex subunit 8, mitochondrial isoform X1, translated as MAGRLSNVASRIMGGTGVVSRSVASSFRLRSGMGLPVGKHIVPDKPLPVNDELIWDNGTAFPEPCIDRIADTVGKYEALAWMCGGLSFFASLGFLAWWNDKASKIPFAPKVYPYDNLRVELGGEP; from the exons ATGGCAGGAAGATTGAGCAACGTAGCGTCGCGTATAATGGGCGGAACTGGCGTCGTATCGCGCTCCGTCGCCTCTTCTTTTCGACTCCGTTCCGGTATGGGTCTCCCTGTCGGCAAACATATCGTTCCCGACAAGCCC CTTCCTGTAAATGACGAGCTAATTTGGGACAATGGAACTGCATTTCCAGAACCTTGTATTGATCGAATCGCTGATACTGTCGGAAAG TACGAGGCATTAGCTTGGATGTGTGGAGGCTTGAGCTTCTTTGCATCGTTGGGTTTTTTGGCTTGGTGGAATGATAAGGCCTCCAAGATTCCATTC GCACCAAAAGTATATCCATATGACAACCTGCGAGTGGAGCTTGGTGGAGAACCGTAG
- the LOC107929394 gene encoding NADH dehydrogenase [ubiquinone] 1 beta subcomplex subunit 8, mitochondrial isoform X2: MAGRLSNVASRIMGGTGVVSRSVASSFRLRSGMGLPVGKHIVPDKPLPVNDELIWDNGTAFPEPCIDRIADTVGKVIRGISLDVWRLELLCIVGFFGLVE; encoded by the exons ATGGCAGGAAGATTGAGCAACGTAGCGTCGCGTATAATGGGCGGAACTGGCGTCGTATCGCGCTCCGTCGCCTCTTCTTTTCGACTCCGTTCCGGTATGGGTCTCCCTGTCGGCAAACATATCGTTCCCGACAAGCCC CTTCCTGTAAATGACGAGCTAATTTGGGACAATGGAACTGCATTTCCAGAACCTTGTATTGATCGAATCGCTGATACTGTCGGAAAGGTAA TACGAGGCATTAGCTTGGATGTGTGGAGGCTTGAGCTTCTTTGCATCGTTGGGTTTTTTGGCTTGGTGGAATGA